The following are from one region of the Sorghum bicolor cultivar BTx623 chromosome 2, Sorghum_bicolor_NCBIv3, whole genome shotgun sequence genome:
- the LOC8059721 gene encoding protein TSS, translating to MAPKSKRGKGKGEKKKKDEKVLPIAIDISVNLPDQSHVILKGISTDRIIDVRRLLCVNTATCAITNYSLTHEMRDGALKDAADIATLKPCTLTLVEEEYSEESAVEHVRRLLDIVACTTSFGPAPPPPPPPSPKDADAAKESSSSSATSKAAASASSGGRRTASPPPSSPSSAAAKESSAAKEAAAKESAAAAELEAEMSGACPRLGAFYEFFSLANLTPPLQFVRRVLQPRQEEQPSDDHLFFLEAKLCSGKFIVIEARRKGFFSLGKQRVLCHNLVDLLRHLSRPFDNVYEDLMKAFLERNKFGNFPYGFRANTWLVPPIAAQSPSTFPPLPAEDETWGGSGGGWGRDGKSDMVPWADEFLYLTSMPCKTAEERELRDRRAFLLHSLFVDVAIFRAIAAVRHVMESTELSASTKIDEVLYSETVGNFSITVTRDSSDASCKLDTKIDGNRATGMDSKNLAERNLLKGITADENTAAHDVDSLGIINLRYCGYVAVAKVDNIDKTKVNSSIKPMNIADQPEGGAHALNINSLRMLLNEATSTGEKKISNLSQNHRQEELIAAQNFVEKLLKESLQKLEEEENVKQPFMRWELGACWVQHLQDQKNSDKDKKQGGEKDKKKTVEKSKEPKIEGLGKPLKALKNAKNVNSADLGSSLGPKSSAESQKDKPSDVELPQGETSASENENLLKDLLPESAFTRLKESETGLHQKSPPELIEMALKYYDEVALPKLVADFGSLELSPVDGRTLTDFMHTRGLQMRSLGRVVKLSEKLSHVQSLCVHEMIVRAFKHIVRSVIAAISDMRQLALTIAAALNLLLGVPESDFSGSSPNVHPLVWRWLVTFLKKRYEFELTEKHYHDVRKYAVLRGLCHKVGIELAPRDFIMDCSFPFHKQDIISLVPVHKQVACSSADGRQLLESSKTALDKGKLEDAVNYGTKALSKLITVCGPYHRMTAGAYSLLAVVLYHTGDFNQATIYQQKALDINERELGLDHPDTMKSYGDLAVFYYRLQHTELALKYVKRALYLLHLTCGPSHPNTAATYINVAMMEEGLGNVHVALRYLHKALKCNQKLLGPDHIQTAASYHAIAIALSLMEAYSLSVQHEQTTLQILRAKLGPDDLRTQDAAAWLEYFESKVIEQQEAARNGTRKPDASIASKGHLSVSDLLDYINPDQESKGRDSESGKRRYSSIKVLSHSNESSNGASPEISPRDSNPIIDEEQQVKEPSKDDSTEIISEAEVKQTPESFEHPAPSELQLEIAEVNINAPKEAIEVENSEPEDGWQPVQRPKSAGGPGKQMKHYRPTTRKVYEPDSHDPTYTSQYKARNSYSNNRYYFLRKRTVVPTTYTDPQQHVKVQTSGARFGRKIYKAVTYRVKPGTATTEVLDTFKSKEQMSGKAESQVMYSQAQNPTSTDHKESESHGTLVASSGNAPSYKDVALARPGTIAKTQIQKPRDDVPQNQPSLGQIIAQEMKDSLVDSLQVEQGPVSANINNSEEEINVLGEVQKLEETKFSEGELEIENLGKDRLQDLPIPKAEESGIGSEPVNSKKDANVLSNTSQELSSGSNDGAAIEFSESTGSVKTEQTEKSDTEFFEALPHSIENITVSASTTNTGSLGGDGSEKSKPNLVLSNIDLREMPNKKLSASAPPFNPSPPSVLSPLSGNVGLPPPGAIPGVAPWPVNVSLHPGHSTMVPSGPPLCTSPHHLYPPAPRSPNLMHPVPFLYPPYSQPQVVPSTTFPMNTNIFRPNHYGWQPYMGPAPSEFVPMSSWSSSHTVDFIPTPHVVDPISQSLADKHIQSDAAVVSIGPSLDSNAVVAKEEMETPAVVASGNLISNKHDDQDKQLKDAIRIELSPDMQEDNRHDEGSFRIYVKGKSRRKQTLRIPISLLNKTYGSRSFKLVYNKVVRENDIFRPSSVSFAEVVSTGN from the exons ATGGCGCCCAAGAGCAAGCGCGGGAAGGGCAagggagagaagaagaagaaagatgagAAAG TTCTCCCTATCGCCATTGACATCAGTGTGAACCTGCCGGACCAGTCTCATGTCATTCTGAAG GGGATTTCAACGGACAGGATCATCGATGTGAGGCGGCTGCTCTGCGTCAACACCGCCACGTGTGCCATCACAAACTACTCTCTCACACATGAG ATGCGTGATGGTGCCTTGAAGGATGCCGCTGACATTGCTACACTGAAACCCTGCACGCTGACGTTGGTAGAAG AGGAGTACAGCGAGGAGAGCGCGGTCGAGCACGTCAGGCGTCTGCTGGACATCGTCGCCTGCACCACCTCCTTCGGCCCCGCGCCgccacctccgccgccgccgtctcccAAGGACGCCGATGCCGCCAAGGAGTCCTCCAGCTCCAGCGCCACCTCCAAGGCCGCCGCATCCGCCTCCTCGGGCGGGCGCCGAacggcctcgccgccgccgtcctcgcCGTCCTCCGCTGCCGCGAAGGAGTCGTCAGCCGCAAAGGAGGCAGCAGCCAAGGAGTCCGCGGCTGCGGCAGAGCTGGAGGCCGAGATGAGCGGCGCGTGCCCCCGCCTCGGCGCCTTCTACGAGTTCTTCTCACTCGCCAACCTCACGCCGCCACTCCAAT TTGTAAGGCGAGTGTTGCAGCCTCGACAGGAGGAGCAGCCTTCGGATGACCATCTGTTCTTTCTTGAG GCAAAGCTTTGTAGTGGGAAATTCATTGTTATTGAAGCTCGACGAAAGGGATTCTTCAGTTTAGGAAAGCAGCGAGTCTTGTGTCATAACCTGGTCGATCTTCTGCGGCATCTTAGTAGACCATTTGATAAT GTTTATGAAGATCTTATGAAGGCATTTTTGGAACGAAACAAG TTTGGAAATTTTCCTTATGGATTTCGTGCAAATACATGGCTTGTTCCTCCAATTGCTGCCCAGTCACCATCAACATTTCCTCCTCTTCCTGCTGAGGATGAAACATGGGGAGGCAGTGGAGGTGGTTGGGGAAGGGATGGAAAGAGCGACATGGTGCCATGGGCAGATGAATTTCTCTATCTCACATCCATGCCTTGCAAAACTGCTGAGGAGAGGGAACTCCGTGACAGGAGAGCATTCCTACTTCACAGCCTCTTTGTAGATGTTGCCATCTTTCGTGCTATTGCAGCAGTAAGGCATGTAATGGAGAGCACAGAGTTATCGGCATCAACCAAGATAGATGAAGTTTTGTATTCTGAGACAGTGGGAAATTTTAGCATCACTGTCACAAGAGATTCTTCAGATGCAAGCTGCAAGTTGGACACTAAGATAGATGGAAACAGAGCCACAGGAATGGACTCTAAAAATCTTGCGGAAAGGAACCTTTTGAAAGGAATAACTGCAGATGAAAACACAGCTGCCCAC GATGTTGACAGTTTGGGCATTATCAACCTTAGATATTGTGGGTATGTTGCAGTAGCAAAGGTGGACAACATCGACAAAACCAAAGTAAACTCTTCTATCAAGCCTATGAATATCGCAGATCAACCTGAAGGGGGTGCACATGCATTGAACATTAACAG TTTGAGGATGCTCCTTAATGAAGCCACTTCTACTGGAGAGAAAAAGATATCAAACCTTTCACAAAATCATAGGCAGGAAGAACTAATTGCGGCACAAAATTTTGTTGAGAAATTATTGAAGGAAAGTCTTCAGAAGCTTGAGGAAGAGGAAAATGTAAAACAGCCATTTATGAGATGGGAACTTGGTGCCTGCTGGGTTCAGCATTTGCAGGATCAGAAAAATTCTGATAAGGATAAAAAGCAAGGTGGTGAGAAGGATAAGAAGAAAACAGTGGAGAAATCTAAAGAACCAAAGATTGAAGGGCTAGGGAAGCCTCTCAAAGCTCTTAAGAATGCGAAAAATGTTAATTCTGCTGACCTGGGTTCCTCATTGGGGCCCAAAAGCTCTGCAGAAAGCCAGAAAGACAAGCCATCAGATGTTGAATTGCCTCAAGGAGAGACTAGTGCTTCTGAGAATGAAAACCTTCTGAAGGATTTATTACCAGAATCTGCTTTTACAAGGTTGAAAGAATCTGAAACTGGGCTCCACCAGAAG TCACCACCTGAGTTGATTGAGATGGCTCTGAAGTACTACGATGAAGTTGCACTTCCTAAGCTG GTTGCTGATTTTGGTTCTCTGGAACTTTCACCTGTTGATGGTAGGACTTTGACTGATTTCATGCATACCAGAGGCCTACAGATGCGCTCTCTAGGACGAGTC GTCAAGCTTTCAGAGAAGCTTTCACATGTTCAGTCCTTATGTGTGCATGAGATGATAGTGCGTGCTTTCAAGCATATCGTCCGCTCTGTGATTGCTGCTATTTCAGACATGCGACAATTAGCACTAACAATAGCTGCAGCTTTGAACTTACTGCTTGGTGTTCCTGAATCTGATTTCTCTGGAAGTTCTCCTAATGTGCATCCCCTAGTATGGAGATGGCTGGTGACCTTCTTGaaaaagagatatgaatttgagCTTACGGAGAAACATTACCATGATGTGAGGAAATATGCTGTCCTTAGAGGACTATGCCATAAG GTGGGCATTGAATTGGCACCCCGAGATTTCATTATGGATTGCTCTTTCCCATTCCATAAGCAGGACATTATTAGCCTGGTACCTGTACATAAG CAAGTTGCATGCTCATCTGCAGATGGTAGGCAACTGCTAGAATCCTCTAAAACTGCCCTTGACAAGGGTAAACTTGAAGATGCTGTCAATTATGGGACCAAG GCACTTTCCAAGCTCATAACTGTATGTGGTCCCTACCACCGAATGACAGCTGGAGCTTATAGTCTGCTAGCTGTTGTTTTGTACCATACTGGTGATTTTAATCAG GCTACTATTTATCAGCAAAAGGCCCTAGACATCAACGAGAGGGAACTTGGACTTGACCACCCTGATACTATGAAGAGCTATGGAGACCTTGCTGTGTTCTACTACCGTCTGCAACATACAGAATTGGCCCTAAA GTATGTCAAGCGTGCGCTATATCTTCTGCATCTTACGTGCGGGCCATCTCATCCAAATACAGCTGCTACATATATCAATGTAGCTATGATGGAAGAAGGATTGGGCAATGTGCATGTAGCTCTAAGATATTTACACAAAGCTTTAAAATGCAACCAGAAATTGCTTGGACCTGATCATATACAG ACTGCTGCCAGCTACCATGCTATAGCAATAGCTCTCTCATTGATGGAAGCATATTCCTTGAGTGTTCAGCATGAGCAAACAACCTTGCAAATCCTTCGTGCAAAGCTTGGACCAGATGACCTACGAACTCAG GATGCTGCTGCTTGGCTTGAATACTTTGAGTCAAAAGTAATTGAGCAACAAGAGGCTGCACGGAATGGAACTCGGAAACCTGACGCATCAATAGCTAGTAAAGGACACCTAAG TGTATCTGATCTTCTCGATTACATAAATCCTGACCAAGAGAGCAAGGGAAGAGACTCTGAATCTGGAAAAAGGAGATACTCAAGCATAAAG GTTTTATCCCATTCAAACGAAAGTTCAAATGGAGCAAGCCCTGAGATATCTCCAAGAGATTCAAATCCCATTATAGATGAGGAACAGCAAGTTAAAGAGCCATCAAAAGATGACAGTACGGAAATTATTTCTGAAGCTGAGGTTAAACAGACTCCTGAATCATTTGAGCATCCAGCACCTTCTGAGCTACAACTAGAGATAGCTGAAGTGAACATTAATGCACCTAAGGAAGCTATTGAAGTTGAAAATTCAGAACCTGAAGATGGTTGGCAGCCTGTTCAAAGACCTAAATCAGCTGGGGGTCCAGGTAAACAGATGAAGCATTATCGTCCAACCACCAGAAAGGTGTATGAACCTGATAGTCATGATCCAACATATACTTCACAATACAAGGCAAGGAATTCCTATTCAAATAACCGGTATTATTTCTTAAGGAAGAGAACAGTTGTTCCTACAACGTACACAGATCCTCAACAGCATGTGAAAGTTCAGACATCTGGTGCCAGGTTTGGTCGCAAGATTTACAAGGCTGTGACCTATCGGGTTAAGCCAGGGACTGCAACCACAGAGGTGCTAGATACTTTTAAGAGTAAAGAGCAGATGAGTGGTAAAGCAGAATCGCAGGTAATGTACTCACAAGCACAAAATCCTACCTCAACAGATCACAAAGAAAGCGAGTCACATGGAACTTTAGTTGCAAGTAGTGGAAATGCTCCATCATACAAAGATGTTGCCTTAGCACGCCCTGGAACAATTGCCAAGACCCAAATACAGAAACCTAGAGATGATGTACCTCAGAACCAACCATCACTTGGTCAGATTATTGCACAAGAAATGAAAGATTCTTTGGTTGATTCACTCCAAGTGGAACAAGGACCTGTCTCTGCAAATATCAATAATTCCGAAGAAGAAATCAATGTGCTAGGAGAAGTCCAGAAATTAGAAGAAACAAAATTCTCTGAAGGAGAACTGGAGATTGAGAATCTGGGCAAAGACAGGTTACAAGATTTGCCAATACCAAAGGCTGAGGAATCTGGCATTGGAAGTGAGCCTGTAAATAGTAAAAAAGATGCCAATGTGTTAAGTAACACAAGTCAAGAACTATCAAGTGGTAGCAATGATGGTGCAGCCATTGAGTTTTCTGAGTCCACTGGATCTGTAAAAACTGAACAGACTGAGAAGTCTGATACGGAATTTTTTGAAGCTCTACCCCACAGTATAGAAAATATTACAGTTTCAGCATCTACGACAAACACAGGGAGTCTTGGAGGTGATGGAAGTGAGAAGTCCAAGCCTAACTTAGTGCTAAGTAATATTGATTTGAGAGAGATGCCTAATAAGAAGCTATCTGCTTCTGCACCACCTTTCAATCCATCTCCACCATCTGTACTTAGCCCCCTTTCTGGCAATGTTGGTCTCCCGCCACCAGGTGCCATTCCAGGAGTAGCGCCTTGGCCTGTGAATGTCTCCCTGCATCCTGGGCATTCAACTATGGTGCCAAGTGGTCCTCCTTTGTGCACTTCCCCTCATCATTTGTACCCTCCTGCTCCCCGATCTcctaatctcatgcatcctgtgcCGTTTCTTTATCCACCATATAGTCAACCACAGGTGGTTCCAAGCACCACATTTCCCATGAACACTAATATTTTTCGGCCTAACCATTATGGATGGCAACCTTATATGGGCCCAGCGCCATCAGAATTTGTGCCAATGTCATCATGGTCAAGTAGCCATACAGTTGACTTCATTCCCACGCCACATGTTGTTGACCCTATTTCTCAATCTTTAGCAGATAAACATATTCAATCTGATGCAGCTGTTGTTAGTATAGGCCCTTCACTGGACAGTAATGCTGTAGTGGCCAAGGAAGAGATGGAGACTCCTGCAGTGGTAGCAAGTGGCAATTTGATAAGCAAcaaacatgatgatcaagataAACAATTAAAGGATGCCATTAGAATTGAACTGAGTCCTGACATGCAAGAAGACAACAGGCATGATGAAGGTAGTTTCAGGATATATGTGAAGGGGAAAAGCCGTCGGAAACAAACTCTGAGAATCCCAATAAGTTTGCTTAACAAGACATATGGGTCACGCTCATTTaagcttgtctacaacaaagtaGTCAGAGAAAATGACATCTTCAGGCCTTCGAGTGTGTCCTTTGCTGAAGTTGTTTCAACTGGCAACTAG
- the LOC8059722 gene encoding uncharacterized protein LOC8059722, with protein MAGVGRNMVAPLMVLNLIMYIIVIGFASWNLNHFINGQTNYPGVAGNGATFYFLVFAILAGVVGAASKLAGVHHVRAWRHDSLATNAASSLIAWAITALAFGLACKEIHIGGHRGWRLRVLEAFVIILAFTQLLYVLMLHAGLFGGSGGYRDHDYAAGEPKGVPRV; from the exons ATGGCCGGGGTTGGGAGGAACATGGTGGCGCCGCTCATGGTGCTCAACCTCATCATGTACATCATCGTCATCGGCTTCGCGAGCTGGAACCTCAACCACTTCATCAACGGCCAGACCAACTACCCAG GCGTCGCCGGCAACGGCGCGACGTTCTACTTCCTGGTGTTCGCGATCCTGGCGGGCGTGGTGGGCGCGGCGTCGAAGCTGGCCGGGGTGCACCACGTCCGGGCGTGGCGCCACGACAGCCTGGCCACCAACGCGGCGTCGTCGCTCATCGCCTGGGCCATCACGGCGCTCGCCTTCGGCCTCGCCTGCAAGGAGATCCACATCGGGGGCCACCGCGGGTGGCGCCTCCGCGTGCTCGAGGCCTTCGTCATCATCCTCGCCTTCACGCAGCTCCTCTACGTGCTCATGCTCCACGCCGGACTcttcggcggcagcggcggctacCGGGACCACGACTACGCCGCCGGCGAGCCCAAGGGCGTCCCCAGGGTCTGA